One part of the Anser cygnoides isolate HZ-2024a breed goose chromosome 9, Taihu_goose_T2T_genome, whole genome shotgun sequence genome encodes these proteins:
- the CRYGS gene encoding gamma-crystallin S isoform X2, which translates to MSRAGTKITFYEDKNFLGRRYECDSDCPDFHTYLSRCNSIRVEGGTWVAYERPDFSGNMYVLTQGEYPDYHHWMGLNDRLGSCRAVQIPSGGRGHIQVFEKGDFGGQMFEATEDCPSIMDECRIREVHACRVLEGVWVFYEHPNYRGRQYLLPKGEYRQPVEWGAVSPAIQSFRSIAE; encoded by the exons ATGTCCAGAGCTGGAACCAAG ATCACCTTCTACGAAGACAAGAATTTCCTGGGCCGTCGCTACGAGTGCGACAGCGACTGCCCCGACTTCCACACCTACCTGAGCCGCTGCAACTCCATCCGGGTGGAAGGAGGCACCTGGGTGGCCTACGAGCGGCCCGACTTCTCGGGGAACATGTACGTGCTGACGCAGGGCGAGTATCCCGACTACCACCACTGGATGGGCTTGAACGACCGCCTCGGTTCCTGCAGAGCTGTCCAGATT CCGAGCGGAGGCCGGGGCCACATCCAGGTGTTTGAGAAGGGAGATTTCGGCGGGCAGATGTTCGAAGCCACTGAAGACTGCCCTTCCATCATGGACGAGTGCCGCATCCGTGAGGTCCATGCCTGCCGGGTGCTGGAGGGCGTCTGGGTTTTCTACGAGCACCCCAACTACCGGGGCAGGCAGTACCTGCTGCCCAAGGGGGAGTACCGCCAGCCCGTGGAGTGGGGAGCCGTGAGCCCCGCCATCCAGTCCTTCCGCAGCATCGCCGAGTGA
- the CRYGS gene encoding gamma-crystallin S isoform X1, which produces MPTLLVAACTGAPARRLLEEPPHFPRFLVFQITFYEDKNFLGRRYECDSDCPDFHTYLSRCNSIRVEGGTWVAYERPDFSGNMYVLTQGEYPDYHHWMGLNDRLGSCRAVQIPSGGRGHIQVFEKGDFGGQMFEATEDCPSIMDECRIREVHACRVLEGVWVFYEHPNYRGRQYLLPKGEYRQPVEWGAVSPAIQSFRSIAE; this is translated from the exons ATGCCGACGCTGCTTGTGGCTGCCTGCACCGGTGCGCCCGCACGCAGGCTGCTTGAGGAACCACCCCATTTCCCTCGGTTCCTTGTGTTTCAGATCACCTTCTACGAAGACAAGAATTTCCTGGGCCGTCGCTACGAGTGCGACAGCGACTGCCCCGACTTCCACACCTACCTGAGCCGCTGCAACTCCATCCGGGTGGAAGGAGGCACCTGGGTGGCCTACGAGCGGCCCGACTTCTCGGGGAACATGTACGTGCTGACGCAGGGCGAGTATCCCGACTACCACCACTGGATGGGCTTGAACGACCGCCTCGGTTCCTGCAGAGCTGTCCAGATT CCGAGCGGAGGCCGGGGCCACATCCAGGTGTTTGAGAAGGGAGATTTCGGCGGGCAGATGTTCGAAGCCACTGAAGACTGCCCTTCCATCATGGACGAGTGCCGCATCCGTGAGGTCCATGCCTGCCGGGTGCTGGAGGGCGTCTGGGTTTTCTACGAGCACCCCAACTACCGGGGCAGGCAGTACCTGCTGCCCAAGGGGGAGTACCGCCAGCCCGTGGAGTGGGGAGCCGTGAGCCCCGCCATCCAGTCCTTCCGCAGCATCGCCGAGTGA
- the TBCCD1 gene encoding TBCC domain-containing protein 1 isoform X1, producing the protein MAAAGRQRGDEEEAPPPPRPPASRLQPIAARPARFRRRPPANPRRTLHRRLAGGQWEACSEGSGRGGRCTAGPAVMAAAVALWVRTEPPLLGALPVPPPARLGRPYLRKMAAYARRRAAEGCFPRLRWPRWRHIACGKLRLGSGLAWLYFQRFLRLRPAWPPRSLRRAEAEAACGSAEDLERERSKLSVDTLQFLLFLYLQQLSRVSLRTALRGEQWPSPAAAAPGPAGKGAGQSKNWNDQDHHAFLLAHLSDMLELLLEPEQLSASSHATSNSLVSCEAVCALSFLIEGTVDGSGTVYPLHKLALWQPCQGKNGYSKSDNAFSFRKLESWLRSCLTTNPFGMTACLRSGKKLAWAQQVEGTTRRAKIACNSRVVPEVFPMVIMSQVYKQTLAKSSDTLVGAHVRIHRCNESFIYLLSPLRSVTIEKCRNSTFVLGPVQVSVHVHSCDNVKVIAVCYSLSLSSTTGCTFHVLTPTQPLILAGNQAVSLAPFHTHYPMLEDHMARVGLATLPNYWDSPMLLGKESSDTSVFRLLPPLDFYTFVIPFEMEGDTTEIPGGLPHAYQKALSQREQKVQIWQKMVKEACLSKDQRKQFQMLVESKFYEWLIQTGNRQQLDSLVPPAVGSKQAAG; encoded by the exons atggcggcggcgggccggcagcggggcgaCGAGGAggaggcgccgccgccgccccggccgcccgcctCACGCCTCCAGCCAATAGCAGCGCGCCCCGCCCGCTtccgccgccggccgccggcCAATCCGCGGCGCACACTTCACCGGCGCCTCGCCGGCGGCCAATGGGAAGCGTGCTCTGAAGGGAGCGGAAGGGGGGGGCGGTGTACGGCGGGGCCGGCCGTCATGGCGGCCGCCGTGGCGCTGTGGGTCCGTACGGAGCCGCCGCTGCTGGGCGCGCtgccggtgccgccgcccgcccggctgGGCCGCCCCTACCTGCGCAAGATGGCGGCGTAcgcgcggcggcgggcggccgagGGCTGCTTCCCGCGGCTGCGGTGGCCGCGCTGGCGGCACATCGCCTGCGGCAAGCTGCGGCTGGGCAGCGGCCTGGCCTGGCTCTACTTCCAGCGCTTCCTCCGCCTCCGCCCGGCCTGGCCGCCGCGCAGCCTGCGGAGAGCGGAGGCGGAGGCGGCGTGCGGCAGCGCCGAGGATCTGGAGCGGGAGCGGAGCAAG ctctccgTGGACACGCTGCAGTTCCTGCTCTTCCTCtacctgcagcagctcagccgcGTGTCCCTGCGCACGGCGCTCCGCGGCGAGCAGTggcccagccccgcggccgcagcccccggcccggcggggaAGGGCGCCGGGCAGAGCAAG AACTGGAACGACCAGGACCACCATGCCTTCTTGCTCGCCCACCTCTCGGACATGCTGGAACTGCTGCTGGAGCCGGAGCAGCTCAGCGCCTCTTCCCACGCCACCAGCAACAGCTTGGTGTCTTGTGAAGCTGTCTGTGCCCTGAGCTTTCTCATCGAAGGGACTGTGGATGGCTCTGGGACCGTCTATCCTCTGCACAAGCTTGCCCTCTGGCAGCCATGTCAAGGGAAGAACGGCTACTCAAAGAGCGACAACGCTTTCTCCTTCCGCAAGCTAGAGAGCTGGCTGCGCTCCTGCCTGACGACAAACCCTTTTGGAATGACTGCCTGCCTCAGGTCTGGGAAGAAGCTTGCCTGGGCACAGCAAG TAGAGGGAACAACCAGGAGAGCAAAGATTGCCTGCAACAGTCGTGTGGTGCCAGAGGTATTCCCCATGGTGATAATGAGCCAGGTGTACAAACAGACGCTGGCCAAGAGCTCAGACACCTTGGTGGGGGCACATGTAAGAATTCATCGCTGCAACGAGTCGTTCATTtatctcctctctcctcttcg CTCTGTGACCATTGAGAAGTGCCGGAACAGCACTTTTGTGCTTGGCCCTGTGCAGGTGTCTGTTCACGTCCACAGCTGCGACAACGTCAAGGTCATCGCGGTTTGCTATAGCTTGTCCCTTTCTTCCACCACCGGCTGTACTTTCCATGTTCTGACGCCTACCCAGCCCCTTATCCTTGCGGGTAACCAAGCGGTCAGCCTCGCCCCGTTCCACACGCACTATCCCATGCTGGAAGACCACATGGCTCGGGTGGGCTTGGCCACTCTGCCCAACTACTGGGACAGCCCCATGCTGCTGGGCAAGGAGAGCAGCGACACGAGCGTCTTCCGCCTCCTGCCGCCCTTGGACTTCTACACCTTTGTGATTCCCTTTGAGATGGAAGGAGACACCACGGAGATACCGGGGGGGCTTCCCCACGCCTATCAGAAGGCACTGAGTCAGCGGGAGCAGAAGGTACAGATCTGGCAGAAAATGGTGAAGGAGGCATGCCTGAGCAA GGATCAGAGGAAGCAGTTCCAGATGCTGGTGGAAAGCAAGTTCTATGAATGGCTGATTCAGACAGGGAACCGTCAGCAGCTGGATAGCCTCGTCCCTCCTGCTGTGGGCTCCAAGCAGGCAGCAGGATAG
- the TBCCD1 gene encoding TBCC domain-containing protein 1 isoform X3: MAAAGRQRGDEEEAPPPPRPPASRLQPIAARPARFRRRPPANPRRTLHRRLAGGQWEACSEGSGRGGRCTAGPAVMAAAVALWVRTEPPLLGALPVPPPARLGRPYLRKMAAYARRRAAEGCFPRLRWPRWRHIACGKLRLGSGLAWLYFQRFLRLRPAWPPRSLRRAEAEAACGSAEDLERERSKNWNDQDHHAFLLAHLSDMLELLLEPEQLSASSHATSNSLVSCEAVCALSFLIEGTVDGSGTVYPLHKLALWQPCQGKNGYSKSDNAFSFRKLESWLRSCLTTNPFGMTACLRSGKKLAWAQQVEGTTRRAKIACNSRVVPEVFPMVIMSQVYKQTLAKSSDTLVGAHVRIHRCNESFIYLLSPLRSVTIEKCRNSTFVLGPVQVSVHVHSCDNVKVIAVCYSLSLSSTTGCTFHVLTPTQPLILAGNQAVSLAPFHTHYPMLEDHMARVGLATLPNYWDSPMLLGKESSDTSVFRLLPPLDFYTFVIPFEMEGDTTEIPGGLPHAYQKALSQREQKVQIWQKMVKEACLSKDQRKQFQMLVESKFYEWLIQTGNRQQLDSLVPPAVGSKQAAG; encoded by the exons atggcggcggcgggccggcagcggggcgaCGAGGAggaggcgccgccgccgccccggccgcccgcctCACGCCTCCAGCCAATAGCAGCGCGCCCCGCCCGCTtccgccgccggccgccggcCAATCCGCGGCGCACACTTCACCGGCGCCTCGCCGGCGGCCAATGGGAAGCGTGCTCTGAAGGGAGCGGAAGGGGGGGGCGGTGTACGGCGGGGCCGGCCGTCATGGCGGCCGCCGTGGCGCTGTGGGTCCGTACGGAGCCGCCGCTGCTGGGCGCGCtgccggtgccgccgcccgcccggctgGGCCGCCCCTACCTGCGCAAGATGGCGGCGTAcgcgcggcggcgggcggccgagGGCTGCTTCCCGCGGCTGCGGTGGCCGCGCTGGCGGCACATCGCCTGCGGCAAGCTGCGGCTGGGCAGCGGCCTGGCCTGGCTCTACTTCCAGCGCTTCCTCCGCCTCCGCCCGGCCTGGCCGCCGCGCAGCCTGCGGAGAGCGGAGGCGGAGGCGGCGTGCGGCAGCGCCGAGGATCTGGAGCGGGAGCGGAGCAAG AACTGGAACGACCAGGACCACCATGCCTTCTTGCTCGCCCACCTCTCGGACATGCTGGAACTGCTGCTGGAGCCGGAGCAGCTCAGCGCCTCTTCCCACGCCACCAGCAACAGCTTGGTGTCTTGTGAAGCTGTCTGTGCCCTGAGCTTTCTCATCGAAGGGACTGTGGATGGCTCTGGGACCGTCTATCCTCTGCACAAGCTTGCCCTCTGGCAGCCATGTCAAGGGAAGAACGGCTACTCAAAGAGCGACAACGCTTTCTCCTTCCGCAAGCTAGAGAGCTGGCTGCGCTCCTGCCTGACGACAAACCCTTTTGGAATGACTGCCTGCCTCAGGTCTGGGAAGAAGCTTGCCTGGGCACAGCAAG TAGAGGGAACAACCAGGAGAGCAAAGATTGCCTGCAACAGTCGTGTGGTGCCAGAGGTATTCCCCATGGTGATAATGAGCCAGGTGTACAAACAGACGCTGGCCAAGAGCTCAGACACCTTGGTGGGGGCACATGTAAGAATTCATCGCTGCAACGAGTCGTTCATTtatctcctctctcctcttcg CTCTGTGACCATTGAGAAGTGCCGGAACAGCACTTTTGTGCTTGGCCCTGTGCAGGTGTCTGTTCACGTCCACAGCTGCGACAACGTCAAGGTCATCGCGGTTTGCTATAGCTTGTCCCTTTCTTCCACCACCGGCTGTACTTTCCATGTTCTGACGCCTACCCAGCCCCTTATCCTTGCGGGTAACCAAGCGGTCAGCCTCGCCCCGTTCCACACGCACTATCCCATGCTGGAAGACCACATGGCTCGGGTGGGCTTGGCCACTCTGCCCAACTACTGGGACAGCCCCATGCTGCTGGGCAAGGAGAGCAGCGACACGAGCGTCTTCCGCCTCCTGCCGCCCTTGGACTTCTACACCTTTGTGATTCCCTTTGAGATGGAAGGAGACACCACGGAGATACCGGGGGGGCTTCCCCACGCCTATCAGAAGGCACTGAGTCAGCGGGAGCAGAAGGTACAGATCTGGCAGAAAATGGTGAAGGAGGCATGCCTGAGCAA GGATCAGAGGAAGCAGTTCCAGATGCTGGTGGAAAGCAAGTTCTATGAATGGCTGATTCAGACAGGGAACCGTCAGCAGCTGGATAGCCTCGTCCCTCCTGCTGTGGGCTCCAAGCAGGCAGCAGGATAG
- the TBCCD1 gene encoding TBCC domain-containing protein 1 isoform X2, with product MAAAGRQRGDEEEAPPPPRPPASRLQPIAARPARFRRRPPANPRRTLHRRLAGGQWEACSEGSGRGGRCTAGPAVMAAAVALWVRTEPPLLGALPVPPPARLGRPYLRKMAAYARRRAAEGCFPRLRWPRWRHIACGKLRLGSGLAWLYFQRFLRLRPAWPPRSLRRAEAEAACGSAEDLERERSKLSVDTLQFLLFLYLQQLSRVSLRTALRGEQWPSPAAAAPGPAGKGAGQSKNWNDQDHHAFLLAHLSDMLELLLEPEQLSASSHATSNSLVSCEAVCALSFLIEGTVDGSGTVYPLHKLALWQPCQGKNGYSKSDNAFSFRKLESWLRSCLTTNPFGMTACLRSGKKLAWAQQVEGTTRRAKIACNSRVVPEVFPMVIMSQVYKQTLAKSSDTLVGAHVRIHRCNESFIYLLSPLRSVTIEKCRNSTFVLGPVQVSVHVHSCDNVKVIAVCYSLSLSSTTGCTFHVLTPTQPLILAGNQAVSLAPFHTHYPMLEDHMARVGLATLPNYWDSPMLLGKESSDTSVFRLLPPLDFYTFVIPFEMEGDTTEIPGGLPHAYQKALSQREQKVQIWQKMVKEACLSNAAC from the exons atggcggcggcgggccggcagcggggcgaCGAGGAggaggcgccgccgccgccccggccgcccgcctCACGCCTCCAGCCAATAGCAGCGCGCCCCGCCCGCTtccgccgccggccgccggcCAATCCGCGGCGCACACTTCACCGGCGCCTCGCCGGCGGCCAATGGGAAGCGTGCTCTGAAGGGAGCGGAAGGGGGGGGCGGTGTACGGCGGGGCCGGCCGTCATGGCGGCCGCCGTGGCGCTGTGGGTCCGTACGGAGCCGCCGCTGCTGGGCGCGCtgccggtgccgccgcccgcccggctgGGCCGCCCCTACCTGCGCAAGATGGCGGCGTAcgcgcggcggcgggcggccgagGGCTGCTTCCCGCGGCTGCGGTGGCCGCGCTGGCGGCACATCGCCTGCGGCAAGCTGCGGCTGGGCAGCGGCCTGGCCTGGCTCTACTTCCAGCGCTTCCTCCGCCTCCGCCCGGCCTGGCCGCCGCGCAGCCTGCGGAGAGCGGAGGCGGAGGCGGCGTGCGGCAGCGCCGAGGATCTGGAGCGGGAGCGGAGCAAG ctctccgTGGACACGCTGCAGTTCCTGCTCTTCCTCtacctgcagcagctcagccgcGTGTCCCTGCGCACGGCGCTCCGCGGCGAGCAGTggcccagccccgcggccgcagcccccggcccggcggggaAGGGCGCCGGGCAGAGCAAG AACTGGAACGACCAGGACCACCATGCCTTCTTGCTCGCCCACCTCTCGGACATGCTGGAACTGCTGCTGGAGCCGGAGCAGCTCAGCGCCTCTTCCCACGCCACCAGCAACAGCTTGGTGTCTTGTGAAGCTGTCTGTGCCCTGAGCTTTCTCATCGAAGGGACTGTGGATGGCTCTGGGACCGTCTATCCTCTGCACAAGCTTGCCCTCTGGCAGCCATGTCAAGGGAAGAACGGCTACTCAAAGAGCGACAACGCTTTCTCCTTCCGCAAGCTAGAGAGCTGGCTGCGCTCCTGCCTGACGACAAACCCTTTTGGAATGACTGCCTGCCTCAGGTCTGGGAAGAAGCTTGCCTGGGCACAGCAAG TAGAGGGAACAACCAGGAGAGCAAAGATTGCCTGCAACAGTCGTGTGGTGCCAGAGGTATTCCCCATGGTGATAATGAGCCAGGTGTACAAACAGACGCTGGCCAAGAGCTCAGACACCTTGGTGGGGGCACATGTAAGAATTCATCGCTGCAACGAGTCGTTCATTtatctcctctctcctcttcg CTCTGTGACCATTGAGAAGTGCCGGAACAGCACTTTTGTGCTTGGCCCTGTGCAGGTGTCTGTTCACGTCCACAGCTGCGACAACGTCAAGGTCATCGCGGTTTGCTATAGCTTGTCCCTTTCTTCCACCACCGGCTGTACTTTCCATGTTCTGACGCCTACCCAGCCCCTTATCCTTGCGGGTAACCAAGCGGTCAGCCTCGCCCCGTTCCACACGCACTATCCCATGCTGGAAGACCACATGGCTCGGGTGGGCTTGGCCACTCTGCCCAACTACTGGGACAGCCCCATGCTGCTGGGCAAGGAGAGCAGCGACACGAGCGTCTTCCGCCTCCTGCCGCCCTTGGACTTCTACACCTTTGTGATTCCCTTTGAGATGGAAGGAGACACCACGGAGATACCGGGGGGGCTTCCCCACGCCTATCAGAAGGCACTGAGTCAGCGGGAGCAGAAGGTACAGATCTGGCAGAAAATGGTGAAGGAGGCATGCCTGAGCAA TGCCGCATGCTGA